In a single window of the Elaeis guineensis isolate ETL-2024a chromosome 4, EG11, whole genome shotgun sequence genome:
- the LOC105043420 gene encoding LOW QUALITY PROTEIN: probable E3 ubiquitin-protein ligase XBOS33 (The sequence of the model RefSeq protein was modified relative to this genomic sequence to represent the inferred CDS: inserted 2 bases in 1 codon) has protein sequence MGNSLGCSASGERLVSAARDGDLVEARMLLEFNPCLAKYSTFGGLNSPLHFAAAKGHNEIVMLLLENGAEVNSRNYCGQTALMQACRHGHWEVVQTLLLFRSNVTRADYLSGRTALHFAAVDGHVRCIRLLVADFVPSAPYDLAALSKDGGDNAAARAAAXGFLFGRKHDQFVLSRFINKPADGGITALHMAALNGYSDCVQLLLDLGANVSAVTFHYGSTMNLIGAGSTPLHYAACGGNLKCCQILLARGASSLTLNCNGWLPLDIARTWGRDWLEPLLSPNSVSTIPTFPPSNYLSLPLMSILNIARECGLQSSTASSDDGDLCAVCLERACSVAAEGCGHELCVKCALYLCSTSNIPSEMLGPPGSIPCPLCRHGIVSFIKLASSPVKGLKPNLALSLCNPCIVHPRVEPPETGCRSEIRKNRVAAVSSELVCPLTCSPFPSVAIPSCTCDDDPCPSHEPRGETQAQSPHRSQSAPNELDKMEEQRVDRTSCSGMFWNRRSCHREHQCNSEINA, from the exons ATGGGGAACTCGCTGGGGTGCTCCGCCTCCGGCGAGCGGCTGGTCTCGGCAGCGAGGGACGGCGATCTGGTCGAGGCCCGGATGCTGCTCGAGTTCAACCCTTGCCTCGCCAAGTACTCCACCTTCGGCGGCCTCAACTCCCCCCTCCACTTCGCGGCCGCCAAGGGCCACAACGAG ATCGTTATGCTGCTGCTTGAGAACGGCGCCGAGGTGAACTCGAGGAATTATTGCGGCCAG ACGGCGTTGATGCAAGCATGCCGGCATGGGCACTGGGAAGTGGTGCAGACTCTGCTGCTCTTCCGGAGCAAT GTTACGAGAGCAGACTACCTGAGCGGCAGGACAGCGCTGCACTTTGCCGCAGTCGATGGGCATGTAAGATGCATTAGGCTGCTAGTTGCCGACTTTGTCCCGAGTGCTCCCTATGATTTGGCAGCTTTGTCCAAGGATGGTGGCGACAATGCGGCAGCAAGGGCAGCAGC CGGATTCCTCTTCGGGCGTAAACACGATCAATT TGTGCTTTCGAGGTTCATAAACAAGCCAGCAGATGGTGGCATTACAGCTCTCCACATGGCAGCTCTAAATGGGTATTCTGATTGTGTACAGCTGTTGCTTGATTTAGGTGCCAATGTCTCGGCAGTGACTTTTCATTATGGCTCAACAATGAATTTGATAG GGGCTGGAAGCACTCCGTTGCATTATGCAGCTTGTGGAGGGAACCTTAAATGTTGCCAG ATACTTCTTGCTAGAGGTGCTAGTAGCTTGACATTAAATTGCAATGG atGGCTTCCACTTGACATAGCTAGGACATGGGGACGTGATTGGCTGGAGCCATTACTATCACCAAATTCTGTTTCAACCATTCCAACATTTCCCCCATCAAATTATCTTTCCTTGCCTCTTATGAGCATTCTCAACATAGCAAG AGAGTGTGGGTTGCAATCCTCAACGGCCTCTTCTGATGATGGTGATCTCTGTGCTGTATGTCTGGAAAGGGCCTGCAGTGTAGCTGCTGAAG GCTGTGGGCATGAACTCTGTGTGAAGTGTGCACTCTATCTTTGCTCAACCAGCAATATCCCATCTGAAATGTTAGGCCCACCTGGGTCAATTCCTTGCCCTCTATGTCGACATGGGATAGTCTCATTTATTAAATTAGCTAGTTCCCCAGTGAAGGGGCTCAAGCCAAACCTTGCCCTCAGCCTCTGCAATCCATGCATTGTTCACCCTCGTGTGGAGCCACCAGAAACAGGTTGTAGATCTGAGATTCGGAAGAACCGTGTGGCTGCAGTTTCTTCCGAGCTTGTTTGTCCACTCACTTGCAGTCCATTCCCTTCTGTTGCCATCCCCTCCTGCACCTGTGATGATGATCCATGCCCATCCCATGAGCCCCGGGGAGAAACACAAGCACAATCCCCTCACCGCTCACAGAGTGCACCAAACGAGCTGGACAAAATGGAAGAGCAGAGAGTTGATAGAACGAGTTGCTCAGGTATGTTCTGGAATAGAAGAAGCTGCCATAGAGAGCACCAGTGCAATTCAGAGATAAATGCttga
- the LOC105043421 gene encoding CEN-like protein 1, with product MTGMAEPLAVGRVIGDVLDAFNPSVKFQVIYSTNKQVYNGHEFMPSAILAKPRVEIGGDDMRACYTLIMTDPDAPSPSNPHLREHLHWIVTDIPGTTNASFGRELISYEAPKPFMGIHRYVFVLFKQKGRQTVHTPSSRDHFNTRNFAEENGLGLPVAAVYFNAQRETAARRR from the exons ATGACTGGCATGGCAGAGCCACTAGCAGTGGGAAGAGTCATAGGAGATGTCTTGGATGCTTTCAACCCAAGTGTTAAATTTCAAGTTATTTACAGTACCAACAAGCAAGTGTACAATGGCCATGAATTCATGCCATCTGCTATATTAGCAAAACCTAGGGTCGAGATCGGCGGTGACGACATGAGAGCTTGTTATACATTA ATCATGACAGATCCAGACGCCCCCAGCCCTAGCAACCCACACTTAAGAGAGCACCTTCACTG GATTGTAACGGACATTCCCGGTACTACCAACGCATCTTTTG GAAGGGAACTAATCAGCTACGAGGCCCCCAAGCCTTTCATGGGCATCCACAGGTATGTGTTCGTTCTTTTCAAGCAGAAAGGCAGGCAGACCGTGCACACTCCGAGTTCAAGAGATCACTTCAACACAAGAAACTTCGCGGAGGAAAACGGCCTTGGCCTCCCTGTTGCTGCAGTCTACTTCAATGCTCAGAGAGAAACAGCCGCCAGAAGGCGATGA